One Yersinia kristensenii DNA segment encodes these proteins:
- a CDS encoding tyrosine-type recombinase/integrase, with translation MKKRPAKYDANLPRNLTYRKSRKSFYWRNPLNGKEIALGQISRRDAIAQAIEANHYIEKNYSPIALLEQLKGVHEYTMDNWLERYEIILQRRKLAANTYKVRAGHINTIRDKFADKVLSKITTLDIAEFLESWVEQGKAAMAGTLRSVLSDVFREAIVAGRIEVNPVTPTRAPKITVMRERLEYEQYIAIRNAAEQQPAWFALSMDLALVTGQRREDVVKMKFIDVRDNRLYIEQTKTGAMIAIPLTLTLKSVGLSLSNIIDRCRQVSRTDFLISSGIRKNSPDGSIHPDGLTKGFVKARRYSGLSFSHSPPSFHEIRSLSGRLYEKEYGKEFTRKLLGHKSEKMTDKYLDTRGKEYVML, from the coding sequence ATGAAGAAAAGGCCGGCAAAATATGATGCCAACCTGCCGCGCAACCTAACCTACCGAAAATCACGGAAATCGTTCTACTGGCGCAATCCTCTAAACGGGAAAGAGATAGCATTAGGCCAAATATCCCGGAGAGATGCGATTGCTCAAGCTATAGAGGCAAATCATTATATTGAGAAAAATTACTCGCCAATTGCTCTACTGGAACAGCTCAAAGGCGTCCATGAATACACCATGGATAACTGGTTAGAGCGATATGAAATTATCCTGCAACGTAGAAAACTAGCCGCCAACACTTACAAGGTGCGGGCAGGTCATATCAATACGATCAGAGATAAATTCGCCGATAAAGTTCTTAGTAAAATCACAACACTTGATATTGCTGAATTTCTGGAGTCATGGGTTGAGCAAGGAAAGGCAGCAATGGCAGGTACATTACGCTCTGTTCTCTCTGATGTCTTTCGTGAAGCTATCGTTGCCGGACGAATAGAAGTCAATCCGGTAACGCCAACAAGAGCGCCTAAAATTACCGTCATGAGAGAACGTCTTGAATACGAGCAATATATTGCTATCCGCAATGCTGCCGAACAGCAACCTGCGTGGTTTGCATTATCGATGGATTTAGCACTCGTCACCGGCCAACGCCGTGAAGATGTGGTGAAAATGAAGTTTATCGATGTACGTGATAACCGACTATACATAGAGCAAACTAAAACAGGGGCAATGATCGCTATTCCACTGACTCTGACGCTGAAATCTGTCGGTTTAAGCCTTTCAAACATTATTGACCGCTGCCGACAAGTAAGCCGAACAGATTTTCTCATCAGTTCTGGTATTAGAAAAAACAGTCCTGACGGCTCTATTCATCCCGATGGATTGACCAAGGGGTTTGTCAAAGCGAGGCGATATTCTGGATTATCTTTCTCCCACTCTCCGCCATCATTTCATGAGATACGAAGCCTGTCGGGACGTTTGTATGAAAAAGAATATGGGAAAGAATTTACGCGAAAGTTGCTGGGACATAAATCAGAAAAAATGACCGATAAATACCTTGATACACGGGGCAAAGAATACGTGATGCTATAA
- a CDS encoding excisionase, with protein MKSISLTEWADLHYSAPPPLTTLRRWARNGNIYPPPEIHGRQYQVSPDAIYIKPNKFSKTAPTRPATKIKTKPCPLVEKIIDEEKAGKI; from the coding sequence ATGAAATCTATATCACTAACTGAATGGGCAGACTTGCATTACTCTGCCCCACCACCGCTCACTACCCTAAGACGTTGGGCCAGAAATGGGAATATTTATCCCCCTCCAGAAATTCATGGCAGGCAATATCAAGTCTCCCCTGATGCAATCTATATCAAACCCAACAAATTCAGCAAAACAGCCCCCACTCGACCAGCGACCAAGATAAAAACCAAACCTTGCCCGTTAGTGGAGAAAATAATCGATGAAGAAAAGGCCGGCAAAATATGA
- a CDS encoding antA/AntB antirepressor family protein, producing MTGATSPDVDKSRQQTLTASNSIECCLHSFLGVGKRFASWITERIPEYEFVENQDYVIFSQNREKIGRGRPSIDYHLTLDTAKELAMVERNEKGRQIRRYFIECEKKLRQLATSTEQSKHSKVLLRFYGEQLISSQRLPDNYFIGPIETFIEVFKRKGLLVINPDDLKKIAY from the coding sequence ATGACGGGTGCCACCTCGCCTGATGTGGATAAAAGCAGGCAACAGACGCTAACAGCGTCGAATAGCATAGAGTGTTGTTTACATTCTTTCCTTGGTGTAGGTAAACGCTTTGCCTCATGGATTACAGAGCGCATCCCTGAATATGAATTTGTTGAAAATCAGGACTATGTGATTTTTTCCCAAAATCGGGAAAAAATAGGTAGAGGGCGTCCAAGCATTGACTACCACCTCACCCTCGATACAGCTAAAGAACTGGCGATGGTTGAGCGCAACGAAAAAGGTCGTCAAATACGCCGATATTTTATAGAGTGTGAAAAGAAACTGCGCCAACTAGCAACATCCACCGAACAATCCAAACATAGCAAAGTCCTTCTCCGATTTTATGGAGAGCAACTTATTAGCTCTCAACGTCTACCTGATAATTATTTCATCGGCCCTATAGAAACTTTTATTGAAGTTTTCAAACGAAAAGGCCTGCTCGTCATTAATCCCGACGATCTGAAAAAAATAGCTTACTAA
- a CDS encoding super-infection exclusion protein B has product MPEWISVWIAKIFGSEPVVKVMYVLIGWCLLILFMPARFTESIYEKSNIPFAGQLCLFALAFVIVDAVQRGMNKWKKHQEKIAMIDEKNKQAQQAKIAIIRDIENLDPIERSFLKHFANSSSAWLSPDNVSVTSLLRKRFISCTHHRRRIKGSLIMSYEINQKYAAVVREYFKEVNKN; this is encoded by the coding sequence ATGCCCGAATGGATCTCAGTCTGGATTGCCAAGATTTTTGGCAGCGAGCCAGTGGTGAAAGTCATGTATGTTCTTATCGGTTGGTGCCTTCTTATTCTATTTATGCCAGCAAGATTTACCGAGTCGATTTATGAGAAGTCGAACATTCCTTTTGCAGGGCAACTTTGTTTGTTCGCGCTGGCGTTCGTTATTGTTGATGCTGTTCAGCGGGGAATGAATAAGTGGAAGAAACATCAAGAAAAGATTGCCATGATTGATGAGAAGAATAAGCAAGCACAGCAAGCAAAGATTGCCATTATTCGCGATATTGAAAATCTAGATCCTATCGAAAGAAGCTTCTTGAAACATTTTGCTAACTCAAGTTCAGCGTGGTTATCGCCAGATAATGTGTCTGTCACAAGCTTATTAAGGAAGCGGTTTATCTCCTGCACCCATCATCGACGCCGCATTAAAGGGAGCTTGATAATGTCGTATGAAATCAATCAAAAATATGCAGCAGTGGTTAGAGAATATTTCAAGGAAGTTAACAAAAACTGA